The Entomobacter blattae nucleotide sequence TTACAGGGATAAAGGGCATAAAAGACGTTATTTTTTCTGTTGGGTCTGGTTCTGGTTATGAGCAGGGGCAGACAGGGGGTCTCTATGTTTGTGGACAAGACGACCAAAGGCAAACCGAACGGTAGAAAGAATGCAGGCAGCAGCAATAATCCAAATGATGGTCCAAAAACCAGTATAGTGGAGGAGATGGGTATGCATCACTAAATTTCCTTACATAATAGAAAATATTGCGGGTGTATAATATAGAAAAGCATGGTAAAAAATAATTAAGAACAAATGTAATATAGAAAAACGGCCTTATAAGTTTAAAAAAATACATAAAAAAATGTAAAAAATAGTAAGAACGAAGAAAAATAACGCTTTTTTATTATCCTAACAGAAAACATGTAAGTTATTAACTTTGTTTAAGAGCGAAAAGGCGAGTGGACTCTCTTCATTTTGCTTTTATTTTGGGAGATCAATAGGGGAGCAATGGAGTGGGTAAGGTCTCCAAAAATTTCCTTTAAAACTCTGAAACATTTATATCATCCTTAGGAAAAGCAGGTGAGGGCTTTTGGTTAGGTATTGATCTTATATTCATATAGGATCAATAGGTTCTGTTTTCAAAAACAAGAGATGAAAGCAGGGGTTTTTTATAAAATATTTCTGAATGGGGAAAATCCTGCTAGGGAAGTTTTGCGCCTTCAAGCTGAAAGGGCATCGCTGCCGCCCAGCTCCATGGTGGATTTTTTAAGAGCCTTTCCTGCTTCGGAAGCCACAGCCGCCCCGCCTTTTTCACCCCCGGTAAGGGCTACCCCCTTGATACGGGGATCAGCAATAATTTTTTCAATTTGAGGCCGTGTGGCAAAGACGTTTGAATAAAGGCCTTTAGGGGCTCCTGCCTCAAGCAGAAGGGCTTCAAAGGCTTTGGCACTTTGCGGAACGTTTGAGGCATGCTTAACAATCAGCACGTTTCCAGCCATCAGGTTTGGGCCTGCAATGCGGGCAAGCTGGTAATAAGGAAAGTTCCATGGCTGAACACCAAATAGAATGCCAATGGGCTGGCTTTCAATAATCGCTTCTCCGCCTTCTTTCGGGTGGATTTTTCTAGGGGCAGGGACATTGAGCTTTTAGGGACATTGAATGTTTTGCTCTTAATCAGCCTCTTAAAAGGTTCGTTCCTCCCATAGGATTTCTCTATAGGATATTGTGGACAGAGCCTTCTCTTTTCCCCGCGTGTCACAAGCTTTTTGTAAGTGATGAATTCTGTCGTTGATGCTGGTGACAGCCGATTTGATCATAATTTGAACAACCTAGTTGTCTGTCGGCCATGAGCTATTTTGCAGCTATGGCAGCTATGAGAGAATGAACCCGTTTTGGGGGCCTGGTGCAGCATCGTTTTTCTGGTACCGTAAGGTAGCCCTTATTACGGATGGCCGTTTTCAGGTGAAACACGCGGGTTTTGCATAGGCCATGTGGGCCCAGAAGCAGCCATTGGTGGGCCCCTATTGCCCTTAATTTTTCTGGTACTGTGCAAGAAGATAGGAAAGCTCACTAGCTTTTGTACTTTACCAACTTTGTACTTTACCAAGTCAATTGTTTTTACAATATCCTCTGCCTTTACGGAAGCAGTATAAGGAGCCTTCTTCCTGCTGCCTGTAATAGTCATGTGGTGGGAACAAATGGGGTTTGGTGACTATTTTTTGGTTACCATTATAATGAATTGCTACATCACCCCATGTCAGGTGAATTTTTCTACCACTGGCCAAATAAGAAACAACCGGCTCAAAAAAAGCTGTGCGATTCATTTTCTGTTACCGTTAAAGGGAATGGGTTCAAGATCCTACGCCAGAGGAATGGGGGTTCTCTACAGTTTTATGCCTCTATGATTCGTATTGGGACGATAACGACTGACCATGTCTTAATGCCCTTTATTGGGGGATCTTTGCATGAGTCACTCTGTTTGGGGAGTGGGTATTTTCGGTATGATAGAAAAAACTTGTTGCCATTTCAGAAAAAAAGCTCAGGAATAGGAATAGTCAGTAAGAGTAAAGGGGGAGAATCAGGAAGAGGTAGTCTTCCATAGAGAAAAGACCGTTTGGTTTACTCCCCACAAAATGTTCGCCGTTATGGCAGCTGGGAATAATAGGGGCAACTTCCCGTAGAAAAGTAACCAGACAAATGATCTGAGGAAAAACAGCCCCCAGAAAAACGACTTCCAGAAAAAATGACTTCCAGAAAAAATGACTTTCAGAAAAACGACTCCTAGACAAATGACTCTCATATAAACGAATCGAGGAAAAATTGCTTAAGAAAATCTGAAAAAATTGTCCCAGAAAAATGACTCCTGAAAAATGACTCCAGAAGAACCACTCCCAAAAAATACTCTAGAAGAATTGTCAGAAGAAATTGCCAGAAGAAAAAGTGCTTGCAAAAATTCAATCCGTAAACACTTCAGGTTCATTGGGAAAGAAGGAGAGGCGCCCGCTTACAGTCTTCTCTCTTGTCACAATCGGAGTGGCCTGCCTTACACCGTTAACGGTTTTTGATACATTTGGAATTATTTCTCGCATAACCCATGGTCATGTTCCATTGGCTTATTTGCTGGCTACGGCTTGTATTTTGCTTACGGCCATAAGCTATGGGCAAATGGCGCGCCTTTTTCCCCATGCGGGTTCGGCCTATGGGTATGTTAGTCAGGTTTGTGGCTCACGGATAGGCTTCTTTGTGGGCTGGGCCACCTTGCTGGACTATATTATGCTGCCTTTGATTAACGTTTTGCTGGAGAGCATCTACCTCCATGCCTTATTTCCGGCTCTATCGCAGTGGATATGGATTATCGGCATGGCTTTCCTTATTACCCTGATTAATATGTTTCCAATTGGGTATTTAACCAAAATCAGCTTTTTGCTTGCTTATACACCTCTCGTGTTTATGGCTCTGTTTATTCTGCTGGTTATGCAAAAAACAGGACAAACCCACACTTTATGGACAATCGCTCCCTTGTGGAATGGCAGCTTTTCCTTGCTGCCTGTTATAGGGGGGGCTGCGGTTGTGGTGTTCTCCTTTTTGGGGTTTGATGCCCTCACCACTATGACCAGTGAAGTGGGAAATCCAGCAAGGGATATCCCTCGGGCCATTGTTATTACTGTCTGTGTGGGGGGGGCGATCTTTTTTTGCGCCTCATGGTTTATCCAGCTCTATTACCCCGATAACAGCCAGTTTAAACACCCTACCCAGGCTATGCCGGAAATTGTGCTTTACGTGGGGGGCAGGCTGTTTCAGTCTTTTTTCCTCTGTGGCATATTTTTTAATTGTATCGCCTCTTCCATTGCCTCGCATGCTGCAACGGCAAGGCTTGTGTATATTATGAGTCAGGATCATATCTTTCCTATCCGGCCGTTATCTTATCTGCATCCGCGTTATAAAACCCCCATGTGGTGTGTGGGGCTTGTGGGGATTTCCTCCTTAGGAGGGATGTTTTTTTCGTTGGATGTTGCTGTCTCTCTTATAAGTTTTGGAGCTCTTGTGGCCTTTACAGCCGTTAACTTTTCAGTTCTGATGCGGATGGGGATTGAGAGGAAAGGCAAGAAAGGCAAGATATGGGTCTATACAGCGCTATTTCCTCTTTTGGGCATTGTTTCTTTGTTGTTTTTATGGAGTAATATAGAAAGAAACGCCTTTATTCTAGGGCTAGTGTGGAGTGGAATTGGCTGTGTGTGGATGGCAGCCTTATGGTGCTGGGCAAGATTTTTGCCATCCCGTTGACTGGTACCATATTCGCTTGCCTCAATAGGGTTATACCCGCATTGTTATAAAAATATTTCTTCCCCTGCCTTTAGGGTTTTACTTGCCTTTGGGGGGGTTACTTCTCTTGAGAGTTTTATTCTTCCTGGGAGGGAAGGGCCCACCTCATGGGCATTCTTGTTGGGAGGAGGGAGAGGAGCATGTGATATCCAGGCTTTCAACGCGCAGATTTCTTTCTGAGGGGTGGGGGTTTTCAGGGGTATAGCCTTGGGCCTTGGGGAAGGGGATGGGAGGAACCAGGCTAACAAGAAAAATTTTCTGGCTTGGCATTTTGAAAGCCCATACAGCCTTGAAAATGATTACTATAATAATTATTTCGCTATAATGACTATTTCGTTAAAGAAATAGACCCCAGAAAAGTCTCTCAGCTTTCCCCTATAAAGGGGTGGTTTTTATAAAACGAGGAGGGGTTTTCATAAAAAAAATCGGTATAGGCAGGAATATCAAGAGGAGCGAGGGGAGGCTGTCCCATCAAGAGAGAGTTTGTACCCAGAAGAAGGAAGCATTTTTTGACTTGGCCTGCAGGCTGATCATCCCTGTGAGAGGAACTTCAAGGGATGGTTTTGGTGAGAAGGTTATGTGGTGCTCCCTGCTGGCTTGATAAGGGAATCGGCCTTTTACCATACCTGGTTTTACTCCACTGAAGGGGATTACGCAGACAGAATACTTCTAGCCAGACATAAGAAACTCCGATCAGACAATAAAAAAAGAGAAAATATTTCCCTTTTTCATCTTAAAGCCATACATTAGAGAAGTCCCCTAAAAGGGAGGGGTCAAATAATAAAGGATTTATAAAGTGTCTATTCAGAAGCCAACCCTGTTAGGGCAGGCAGATTTTTCGATTACCGGTTACACCTCAGCAGAGGAGTGGTCCTGCCAAGTTAAAGAGGGCAGGATACAAGATGGTCATACCATTCCCAATTATTATGAAGCCACTGTTACCCCTTGGATCGCCCAGCCCACCCTTGAGGAAGACGTGCAGGCCGATGTGGTGGTGGTCGGTGGTGGCCTATTGGGGGTTTCTGCGGCTTTGCATCTGGCCAGGGCAGGGGTAGATGTGGCTTTAATCGAAAGAAAGCATATTGGCAGTGGGGCGTCGGGTCGTAATGGGGGGCAGCTCACCCCAGGGCTTGCCCGCTGGGAGGCTGAAAAGCTTATTACCCAGTTTTCAGAAGAGGAGGCCAAGCGCCTGTGGCGTTTTTCCTCTTTTGAAGCCATGGACCTTATTGATAGCCTAACAGCTGAGTACGGGTTTGAGGTTGATCGGCATCATGGGCATATCACAGCTGCTATTCACCCAGGTCATATCCAGACTTTGGAAAAAGGGAGAGAGGCACGCATCTATTTGGGCGATGACGTTGCACGGGTCATGGATCGGGAAGAAATTCAAAACCATGTTCATTCCCCTCTCTATTTTGGAGGTCTGTATGACCCGCTTGGGGGGCATTTGCACCCTCTGGCTTTTGTGCGAGGGCTAGCTTACGCCTTTGTAAAGGAAGGTGGCCGAATTTTTGAAAATAGCGTCGTGCAGGCGGTAGAGAAAACAGAGAACGGGTTTGTAGTGAAAACACCCCATGGCCAGGCCCGCGCTAAAAAAGCGGTGATTTTAGGGGTGCATCATGCAACATCGGGCCTGTTGGGCCAGATTTTGCCAACCACTATGCCCCTTTATAGTTATGTAGGGTTAACCGCACCGGTGGAAGGGTTGGCCGATAGCCTGATGCCCACTCATAAAGCCGTGTATGATACGAGTTTCCAGATTGATTATTTCCGTCCTGTCAATGCCAATTGCTTTATTTTTGGGGGGGAAGGAACGGGTGGCCAGCTGGCTCCTGAGCAGGTCAAATCTTATCTAGAGGGGCGTCTGGCTACGATATTTCCCCAACAGAAAGAGTGGGATTTCCAGTGTTTATGGAGTGGAAAGACCGACTTAACCTGTAATGGTGCTGTGGATTGCCGGAAAGAATATGAAGGTGAAGCCGCCTCTCTCTATGCTGTGCATGGTTGGAGCGGTCATGGTATTGCCCAAACCGTACGGATTGGGCAAGCCATTAGCGATGATTTTCTGGGAAAGACTGACGATTTTGCCTTGCTTTCTTCCATCCGGCATTTTCCCATACCGTTTGCCGAGCAGATCTCTCCCTTTGTGATCCCATTGGTCAAATCCTGGGCGCGGGTGAATTCCTATGTTTCGCCAGGGAAGATGATTTCCTTCTAGAAAAGCTTTTCTTCCTTTTTCTGACCCCTTGGGAGTGCGCATCATTGAGATTTTAGCTCCTCTTGTCCTCTATCTTGTCTTTATGGAACCCTAGATCGGAGAGAGGGGTACAAAGACAAAGGGCAGGCTTTGAGCGCACTGAATCATAGTGTTCATAGTGGTTGGTGGTGGGTTCTGTGAGAAACAGGGCTTTAAAAAGAGGAAGAAATGTTGGAAATGAAATCCCTTCTTAGGGTTTTGACTTTCGGCTCATGGGAAGCAATTTACGGGAATTACTCCACAGGAATCACGCCATGAGCATAAATATCCCAAAAGGATTATCCAAAATCTTTGGACTAAAATCTTTGGACTAAAATCTTGGGATTAAACTTTTGGAACCAGATTTTTGGGATAAGGGAGCTCTTAGCAGCCCTTGGGAGGGATAAGGGTGAGGGGAGATAAGGGAAAGGGGTCGAGCTTTGATTTTTATCAAAAAATCTCAGTAACCCTTTTTCTGTCCCTATGAGTTCGTAATCGCCTAGCGTCTCTCAAAAAGCGGCACTCCCCTACAAAATCGCCTTCGTGCGGTTGCCGCTTAGACTGCCCTCTAGCCTCTTCAGCAAAGGCCTTCAACAGAGAGCTGAGATGATGGATTTTTGTTTTCTCAGCGATATGAGCACTTTTAATTTCTACAAAATTGCCAATAGGTGCTCCCTCTTTCACTTTTAACTCGGGGCGAATACGGGCATAAGGTCCTATAATGGGCTGGTTATGGAGAAGATAATTTGCAAGACCACTAAAGGATTTCATCTCGACATTCTTATGAACGATCACGCCTGAAGGACTACGCCTAAACGACCACACCTAAACGACTATGTCTGGCTCGAAGACCCCATAAGGGATGGATTATCCCCCTTCTGCTCGCTCAGTATTCCCTACATTCCCTACATAAAAGCAGTATCGGAGGCAATAAGCCTTACCCCGCGGGCCAAGGAGATGCGGAGGAGCTACGGAGCCTTTATTAAGTGGTAACCTTTATTTTGAGTGATAATCTTTATGAGCAATAGTGTGTATGTACAACCTAACCACAGCAGAACTCTGTGTCAGCAATCCCCTCTTGGTTTTGAAGGCAATAAATCATAAGTTTCTCAAAGAGATGGGTTGATCAAAGAAGGGAACCCTGTTCTTCTGGGCTTGCGGCCTATCTTAACCTAAAAATTGGCCTGACCCCAAGTTTGGTCTTGCCAAAAATTTGGCCTATATCACGAAACAGAACTTGAATAGCCAGGCCCATAGCAACCCGCATTAAAAACAGCTGAGGGGCTTCAAAGTGTTTGTCATCCGTATTTCAGCAGATAGCGGTCATACAAGGTTTGTAACCCCAGATATCCAAACAGGGCATCCCGTTCGGGGTGAAGGCTTTGTTGGAGCTTTTCGATATCAAACTCCTCTTACAAAACAGGAACAGACTCTGATCGAAAAGAAGAGAAGTTTAGGGGCGTTACCTCCTTGCTGGGTGCTAAGTTAGCCCTAAGCGATAAGAAGGTTGGGAGAGGGTGAGGGGCGAGAAACTCCAGAAAAATTACTGGGCGACATATCCCCCATCAACAAGAATAGAGGCTCCATTGACAAAGCTGGCCTCATCACTGGCTAAAAAGGTTACCACATTGGCAACTTCTTCGGGTTTGCCGAGTCGTCCAATAGGATGCATGGCTTTAACCTTTTCCTTCTCTTCTGGCTTTAGGAAGGACAGCAAAGGGGTTTCTATGTAACCAGGGCAGACGGCATTAACCCGAATCCCTTTGGCCGCATAATCAATAGCTAGGGTTTCCGTGAGCAATTTTACACCCCCCTTAGCAGCACTGTAGGCTGTCAAGCCAGACTTGCCAACCCAGCTATGGATAGAGCCACAATTCACAATAACGCCCTCTCTTTTTTTCTCCAGCCAGTATTCTATGGCAACACGGTTAAGAAGGTAGACACCGGTAAGATTAATATCGATGGTTTTTTGCCACTGCTCAAGGGAAAGTTCAGCAATGGGGCCATCTGCAGCAATACCCGCATTGGCAAAAATAATATCCAGCTGCCCAAAATAGGAAAGGGTATGCTCTAGTAGTTTACGGTTTTGCTGCTCGTCTGTGACGTCGATCTCAAAAAAGGAAACTTTTCTTTCCCTGCCCTGCAAGTTTTTGGCCAGGGCCTCGCCCTCGGTGCGGTTTTTATCGGCAATAACAACACTGCCACCTTCGGTGCAGAATTGCTCTACCGAGGCTTTGCCAATACCACTGGCACCACCGGTAACAATAATAACTTTGTTTGTAAATCTCATGGAAATGGCCTCTCTTATAATTGAGGTTTTATGAAGCTTGTAACGGTTCGTAGAGCAGGAAGTTTGCCTTTGTTCGCATTTTGTAAAAAACAAGAGTTTTTAGTTGTAAAAAATTTTTAGTTGTAAAGAACAAGAGTTTTTGGAAATCACATATCAAGCGGTCTCAAAAAATCATACCAGGCCGTCTCAAAAGATAATGACCCATCTTTGAATAAGATAAAATTACGACAGTCCAACAAGATTAATAGAGAATAGTCAAAAGATAAACCCTTATTGGGCCTCACAGCTATTTGAATATGCGCAGTATTGCGCTAGGCTCAACCTAACCGCAGGGCCAGCTATAAGAATATAGGGGTTTGGGCATTGGCAAAAGGCCATCGGTTACTTATAACATTTGAGAATTGTATCTTTTAAGAGCGTATTTAACCAGGGCATTACCCATGCTGAGAGTACAGGAGAATCACTTGTTCCGTAGCGCAGCGCGGCAAAATCGCCCTGTTTTAAGTGTTTTCATGCTGGAAAGGCATCGCTGAAGGGAAAGCCCCTTTGGGTCTCTGCCTATTAGGCGAAATTGCCAGAAATAAGAGGTTTTTTATGAATACTTTAACCTTGGTACTCACCGCAGTTGGTTCGGTGGTACTCTTATTATTTATGGTTATGAAGGTGCGAATGCATGCCTTCGTGGCCCTGATTTTGGTTTCCATCTGTGCGGGTTTGTTCTCGGGCATGCCGTTGGAGCAAATTTGTGCCACCATGGAAAAGGGGATGGGAAGCACCTTGGGCTTTTTGGCCATTGTGGTGGCTTTGGGGGCGATGTTTGGGAAAGTCCTGCATGAGAGTGGGGCCCTTGATGAAATTGCCGTTAATCTGATGCGCCTTTTTGGTACCAAACGGGCCCATTTTGCCCTTGGGGTTGCGGGATTAATTTGTGCTCTTCC carries:
- a CDS encoding APC family permease — protein: MPEEKVLAKIQSVNTSGSLGKKERRPLTVFSLVTIGVACLTPLTVFDTFGIISRITHGHVPLAYLLATACILLTAISYGQMARLFPHAGSAYGYVSQVCGSRIGFFVGWATLLDYIMLPLINVLLESIYLHALFPALSQWIWIIGMAFLITLINMFPIGYLTKISFLLAYTPLVFMALFILLVMQKTGQTHTLWTIAPLWNGSFSLLPVIGGAAVVVFSFLGFDALTTMTSEVGNPARDIPRAIVITVCVGGAIFFCASWFIQLYYPDNSQFKHPTQAMPEIVLYVGGRLFQSFFLCGIFFNCIASSIASHAATARLVYIMSQDHIFPIRPLSYLHPRYKTPMWCVGLVGISSLGGMFFSLDVAVSLISFGALVAFTAVNFSVLMRMGIERKGKKGKIWVYTALFPLLGIVSLLFLWSNIERNAFILGLVWSGIGCVWMAALWCWARFLPSR
- a CDS encoding NAD(P)/FAD-dependent oxidoreductase, whose translation is MSIQKPTLLGQADFSITGYTSAEEWSCQVKEGRIQDGHTIPNYYEATVTPWIAQPTLEEDVQADVVVVGGGLLGVSAALHLARAGVDVALIERKHIGSGASGRNGGQLTPGLARWEAEKLITQFSEEEAKRLWRFSSFEAMDLIDSLTAEYGFEVDRHHGHITAAIHPGHIQTLEKGREARIYLGDDVARVMDREEIQNHVHSPLYFGGLYDPLGGHLHPLAFVRGLAYAFVKEGGRIFENSVVQAVEKTENGFVVKTPHGQARAKKAVILGVHHATSGLLGQILPTTMPLYSYVGLTAPVEGLADSLMPTHKAVYDTSFQIDYFRPVNANCFIFGGEGTGGQLAPEQVKSYLEGRLATIFPQQKEWDFQCLWSGKTDLTCNGAVDCRKEYEGEAASLYAVHGWSGHGIAQTVRIGQAISDDFLGKTDDFALLSSIRHFPIPFAEQISPFVIPLVKSWARVNSYVSPGKMISF
- a CDS encoding LbetaH domain-containing protein, with protein sequence MKSFSGLANYLLHNQPIIGPYARIRPELKVKEGAPIGNFVEIKSAHIAEKTKIHHLSSLLKAFAEEARGQSKRQPHEGDFVGECRFLRDARRLRTHRDRKRVTEIF
- a CDS encoding SDR family NAD(P)-dependent oxidoreductase — protein: MRFTNKVIIVTGGASGIGKASVEQFCTEGGSVVIADKNRTEGEALAKNLQGRERKVSFFEIDVTDEQQNRKLLEHTLSYFGQLDIIFANAGIAADGPIAELSLEQWQKTIDINLTGVYLLNRVAIEYWLEKKREGVIVNCGSIHSWVGKSGLTAYSAAKGGVKLLTETLAIDYAAKGIRVNAVCPGYIETPLLSFLKPEEKEKVKAMHPIGRLGKPEEVANVVTFLASDEASFVNGASILVDGGYVAQ